The region CGAACCGGTGCCCATCGAGAGGGGCACGTTGCCGTAGGGGGCGATCGTGTTGCCGGCGGCGAAGATGCGCGGATGGCTCGTAGCCCCGCGCTCGTCGGCGACCAGGGCCCCGTCGGCGCCGTCGACACGGATGAGGCCGAGACCGTCGAGGAATCCGTCGAGCCGTCGCGCAGCGGGTGCCGCGAAGACCGCGTCGAGCGCGTGGTCGGCGCCGTCGGCGGTGCGGATGCCGCTCAGCGCACCGTCCGTCGACACCACCTCCACGACCGGCGAGGTGACGATGCGGATGCCGCGGGCGGTGAGTCGCTCCTCGACCGACGGATCGAGCGGGCCGGCCAGCGCGGTGAACGCGGTGACCTGCTCGCTCCACTGACGCACGAGCTCGATCTGATGGATGCTCGCGGGCGTCGTCGCGAGCACGCCCAGCCCGCGGCCGCGCACCTCCCACCCGTGGCAGTAGGGGCAGTGCAGCACGGACTCTCCCCAGAGCGGGACGAGACCCGGGATGTCGGGCAGCTCGTCGCGCACGCCCGTCGTGACGACGAGCGATCGGGCGCGCTCCTCGCCGCCGTCGGCCCGGCGGACCCGGAGGGCATCGCCCTCGTCGACGACGTCGACCACGGTGGCCGCCTCGACGACGACGCCGTAGGCGGCGACCTCGGCGCGACCGCGACGGAGGAGCTCGGCCGGGTCGACGCCGTCGTGGCCGAGCACTCCGTGCATGTGCGCCGCGAAGCGGTTGCGCGGTGCTCCGGCGTCGAGCACGAGCGTCGAGCGGCCGGCCCGGCCGAGCATCTGAGCCGCACTGAGTCCGGCGACCCCGCCGCCCACGACGACGGCATCCCACTGTCGAATCTGCATGCCTCCACTTTGCGAACACGACCGCCAAGGTTGCAAACCGTCTTGCGCTATTGGCAAGATCGCCTCATGGCATCCGAACTCGACCAGGTGGGTCCTCGACTGCGCGCCGCCCGACGCGAGCACGGCTGGACGCTCGATGATCTGGCCGCGCGTGCGGGGATGTCGGCGAGCACGCTGTCTCGACTCGAGTCGGGCAAGCGTCAGGCATCGCTCGAGCTGCTGCTTCCGCTCACGCGACGGCTCGGCATCCGCATCGACGATCTCCTGGCGAACGAGGCAGGTGACCCTCGCGTCCGACGGGCCCCGACGAAGCGCAACGGGATGGTGGTCGCTCCGCTCACCCTCGACGACTCCCCGGTGCAGACGTTCAAGATCACGTTCCCGCCCACGGCCACGACGCCGGACCCCCGGGTGCACGACGGGTTCGAGTGGTTCTACGTCCTGAGCGGCAGCATCCGGCTCATGCTCGACGGCGTCGAGCACGTGATCGAGCGCGGCGAGGCGGCGGAGTTCTCGACCCATGTGCCGCACAGCATCAGCGCCTCGGCCGACGGGCCCGCCGAGGTACTCAGCATCTTCAGCGCGTCGGGGGAGCGGCTCCACACCCGACTTTCCGACGACTGATCCGGCACGCCCCGGGCGCTTCGCGAGTGGACCCCAGGCAGAGGAATGGGCCGGTCGGAGAGGCTTCCGACCGGCCCGTGTCCCTCTGCACCAAGAGTGTCCTGCAATCACATGTCGGCAGCTGCCACAGCAAAACAACTACCGTGCATGCACTCTATAACGGCGAGGTAACGGTGGCAACGATTTGCCGTTATCTTTTCGTGATTCATCGAGAACGCCCAGACTCGGCGGTTCGACCGCAGCCGTGAGGCCTGCCAGACTCGCCGGGTGACACCTCGACCCGCCCTCCCGATCGGCGGTCTCGCCAACGCGCGCGACCTCGGCGGACTCGAGCGCCGCGACGGGACGACGACCCCGGCCGGCGTGTTCTATCGCTCCGAGTCCCTCGAGCACGTGACCGCGGACGGCTGGGACACGATCCGCGAGCTGGGCGTCGCGACCATCGTCGACCTGCGCCGGCCCGTCGAGCGCACCGCGTGCGTGCCCGAAGACATCGACCTGGTCGCCGTCGACCTCGACGGCGACCACCCGGAGTTCTGGGCGCCCCTCGAGGAGGACGGCACGTGGGGCACGCCGCTGTACTACCCGGCCCACCTCGCCGAGCTGCCGCACCGCATGAGAGGGGTGCTCGATGCGATCGCGCGGGCACGGACGGGCGCGGTGCTGTTCCACTGCGCGGCGGGGTGGGATCGCACGGGCTTCGTGTCGGCGGTGCTGCTGAGCGCACTCGATGTGACGGTCGAGGCGGCGGCGGCCGACTATCTGACCTCGTTCCGCAACGCCGACGCGATGGCGACCCTCCACGGTCACACCTCGCAGGTGGATGTGCGCATCGCGGTGCTCGCCCGCCGCGGACACACGCCGGACTCGGGCTTCCGGGCCGTGTACGAGGGCATCGACCTCGCGGAGTGGTTCGCGCTCGCCGAGGTGGAGCCGGCCACGCGCGACGCCATCACGACCTGGCGGGGCGCGGTAGCGGCATCCGGCCCACGACCGGTGTGACGGCAACCGTCGGTGCCGCGTGGAGACCGGCATCCGTCGTCGCAGATGCAACGATTCAGCGCCCGCGAATCGCGCGAATAGGATGCCTGCATGGCTGGGATCGTTCGTCTGGAGGAATCCGGACTGGCGGACGCCCGTGCCCATCTGACCTCGCCTGTCGCGGAGGGCGGGCTGCGCTACTGCTCGTCGACCGCCGTGTCGGGCTCGCGGCTCGTCGACGAGGCGCTCTCGCTCGTCGATGTCGTCTCGCTCACCGTCGAATCGGCGCTGTCGGAGCAGTCGAGCGCAGCAGCCGAGCGCCTGCGCACGGTGGTCGAGGAGTTCACGCGGCTGGATGCGCGCCTCGGCGGGGCGCGTTGACCGCTGGCCTGCCCGAAATGGGCCCGGACCCGGCGAAAGGGAGCCCGGCTGCCGTCCGCGACATCGCCGCGATGTTCCGCGCGCGTGCGCAGGTCGCGCGCGACGACGCCGCGCACATGCGCGGCGCATCCAACGCGCTGACCGGCACCGTCGCCGTGAGCGTCGACGACGTGAGGCCGCGGATCGTCGCGCTGCAAGGGAAGTTCGCCGAGCTCGGCGCCGCCGACGACGAGGTCGCCCTGATCCTCGACGACTACGCGGACGGCGTCGAGGACATCGTCCGCCGCGCCAGGACCCTCCGCGCCGAGTGCGACGAAGCCTGGGCGTCGCTGTGGGCCCGCCGCTCGGAGTCGCTGGGGCAGGTGCAGGAGTTTCTCCTCGGCTGGACGATCGCGTGGGACGAGACCGTGTCGGTGGGCCTGCCGTTCGGCGGGGGTGAGGCGCCGTACCTGGACACCGGGCGGTGGAGAGGCGCGATCGACGACTTCACCGCCGCGCGCGACGCCTATCGGCTCCTCGCCGACGAGCGTGACGGCCTGGACTCCGAGGTCGCCGCCCGGCTCACCGGGGTGGAGCTGTTCGCCGCGCTGACCGACGGCGGCGGCGTCGGGATCGGCGGCGTCGGCGCGGTCGTGGACGCCTGGTCGGGCGACGCGTCCGCCGTGACGGCGCGGTCGCTGGCGGCCGTCGGCGACCCCCGGCTCGTCCGCACGGTCTGGGACGCGCTCACCGAGGCGCAGCGGCGCGGCCTGATCCTCTCCGACCCGGCGCTGCTCGGCAACCTCCCGGGGCTGCCGCCGTCGGCGCGCGTCCTGGCGAACCAGCTGAACGCCCAGGAGCGGCTGCGCGTGATCGACCGGATCCTGGCGTCGGAGCCGCACCCCTACCACCCGCGCAGCGACGACGAGATCGCGAAGCTCGAGGCCGAGAAGACGTACCTGACCGACGCGGTCGCCGGCAAGTTCGGCCTCTACTACTACGACCAGTCCACCGACAGCATCGTCGAGATGATCGGGTCGATCGGTCCCGACACCTCGGAGATCAACACGTACGTACCGGGGACATTCACCAGCGCGCTCAGCGTCTATCGCGGCGAGGTGCAGCAGGTCGGCGACTGGCTCAGCGAGCAGGACCCCGGCGTCGTCACCTTCGTCTGGAAGATGGGCGCGTTCCCGGGTGAGAACGCGATCAGCGGCGTGGCCGACATCGCCCGTGTGTTCGAGGCGAACGACGTCGGGTTCACCCTCGGAAAGGGCGAGGACATCGCGGGCTTCCAGGACGAACTGCACGTCGCCGTCGGAGACACCGCTGCGGACTTCAACGCCATCGGGCACTCCTGGGGGCTCGCGGCGATCACGTCGTCGGAAGTCGCCGGAGCGCACTACGACTCCGTCGTCTCGCTGGCCGGGGCGGGCATGCCCCCGGGGTGGGAGGCGAGTGCCGGCACGAACTACTCGCACTACTCCTACACCGACGTGCTCAGCATGGCGCAGGCGACGGGAACGGTCTGGGACGGACGCGTCCCCGGCGACGACCCCGCCTTCGAATCGCGCATCTACGAGCGGGAGGGCGACTTCACCCTGGTCGTGCAGCCATACGTCTCACCGGGCGGGGTGAGCATGCCCGTGCCGGCTGCGCCGCCGGCGGAGATCTCTGCGACGATCAGGCTGTTGGAGAATCACAATCTCATCGCCACCAGCGTCGACGAGAATCTTCGCGCGTTGAACGATCTTCTGAGAGGTGTGCGTCGATGAAGGCGATGAGGACCGCCGGGGCGATGCTGCTGTGCTTGGCGATGCTGGGAACGGCCGGATGCGCCGTCGAGAAGGTGCGGGAGAACATGACGGTCGACGAGGCCAAGGCGATCGCGCAGGCGGGCGAACTCGACATCGCCCGGAGCATCCCCACGGACCTGGTGGGCGAGACGGTGCAGCAGCCCACCGGGTCGCTGCTGAGCTGCCACGGCGAGCGCGCGTACGCGTGGGCCGGAGGCACCGTCGTGCACCTCGTCGGCGCCCCCGAGGTCGGGGACGTGATCGACGGCCTGATCGACGTCTACGCCGAGGAGGACGGGTGGTCGTCGAAGTCGTCGACGTCGGCGCACGGCGATCCGCAAGCCGAGATCACCGGGCCCGACGGGGACTGGTACCTGGTGAGCGGCTATGCGGAGGACGAGACGATCGACATCGACTCGCGCTCGCCCTGCTTCCGGCTGCCCGAGGGGCAGTCTCCCCGCGGCGGCTTCTGAGAGGCGGATGCGGAGGGCGTCGACGCATCCGCCCGCGAGATGAGGGAATCCTCACGCGCGTTCACGCGATGTTCTGCTGACAGCGGGCATCCGTCGTCCTACCGTGAGATGGCCGTCGTCCCCACCGCCGCACACGAAGGATCGTCATGCTCCCCTCTCGTCGCACCCTGGCCGTCGCCGCATCCGTCGTCGCGGGCGCATTGCTGCTCGCCACCCCGATCGCCGCTGTCGCCGCGCCGCCCACGGCTCCCCACGAGCGCGGGAACCTGCCCGACCTGCTGTTCCAGAAGGACCCGCTGCGGGTGGCGACCTTCAATCTGTCGCTCAACCGCAACGCCGCGGGTCAGCTGGTCACCGACCTGTCGACCGGCGCGAACGCGCAGGCACGGACGGTCGCCGAGATCATCCAGCGGGCCGATGCCGACGTGATCCTGCTCAACGAGTTCGACTACGTCGACGGGGGAGTCGCCGTCGACCTGTTCCGAGAGAACTACCTCGAGGTGAGCCAGAACGGCGCGACGCCCGTCGACTATCCGTACGCGTTCGTCGCGCCCTCGAACACCGGGGTCGCCAGCGGGTTCGACCTCAACAACGACGGCGCCGTCGGCGGCGGAGACGATGCGTTCGGGTTCGGCCTGTTCGAGGGGCAGTACGGGATGGTCGTGCTGTCGAAGCATCCCATCGTCGAGTCGAAGGTGCGCACGTTCCAGAACTTCCTCTGGAAGGACATGCCGGGGGCGCTCCTGCCCGACGACCCCGCCACGCCCGCCGCGGCGGACTGGTACTCGCCCGAGGAGCTCGCGGTGTTCCGGCTGTCGAGCAAGTCGCACTGGGACGTGCCCGTGAAGGTCGGGCGGCACACCGTGCACGTGCTCGCATCGCACCCGACCCCGCCCACGTTCGACGGCGCCGAGGACCGCAACGGGCGCCGCAACCACGACGAGATCCGCTTCTGGGCCGACTACGTCTCGCCCGGCAAGGCGGGGTACATCCGCGACGACGCCGGCAAGCGCGGGGGGCTGCGGGCCCTGGACTCGTTCGTGATCGTCGGCGACCAGAACGCCGATCCCCTCGACGGCGATTCGGTGGATGCCGCCATCGACCAGCTGCTCGACCACTGGCGCATCCGCGACACGGAGCCGACGTCGGCGGGTGCCGTCGAGGCCGCGACGCTGCAGGGCGGCGCGAACGCCGCGCACGAGGGCGACCCGGCCTACGACACGGCGGACTTCGCCGACGGTGCGCCCGGAAACCTGCGGGCGGACTACGTGCTGCCGTCGATCACGCTGCGGCCGGTCGGTGCGGGCGTGTTCTGGCCGGTGCAGGCTGATCCGCTGTCGGCTCTCACCGGGGTCTTCCCGTTCCCGAGCAGCGATCACCGGCTGGTGTGGGTCGACGTGCGGGTTCCGCGGCTCGCGCTCTGAGTCACCGCCGGCGGGTGTCGATGACGAAGAACATCCGACCGGCGTGGTCGCCGTAGAACGCGCCGAGGGTCAGGACGCAGCCCGCCAGGAAGGTGGCGCCGAGGGCGGGCCACACCTGCCCCTGAGCGGCGAACACGATCGCCCACGTCAGCTGGAACGCCACGAACGCCGCCTCGGCGGAGACGTACGGCCAGTGGATGCGCACTGACGAGCGCTTCGCCCGCTGCGCCGGCGGGAGCGGCTTCGAACCCGCCACGGCGGCGGACTTCGGCGTGCGCTCGAACTCGGTGTGCAGTGGACCGGCGAGCCCTTCGAGGAACGCGCAGAGCTGGTGCGGCAGCATCCCGGTGTTGATGACCACATAGGGCGCGACGCGGGCGATCCTGGCGCCGAACCTGCGGAGGCGATCGGGATACAGCTCCGGGGTCGCGGCGGAGGCGATCACGGTGGCCATCGCGAGCCAGAGCGTCATCGGCACGAGATAGACGCCGAGGCCGGCGGCGGTGCCGAAGGCGCCGAACCACAGGCCCGACTGGATGAGGGCGGGCATCAGAGTGATCCACAGTGCCCACAGCGGCCACTGCCACGGGATGCACATGTGGTAGAGCAGATGCAGGCGACGCGTGGCAGACGTCTCGCACTCCCTCGCGAGCGTCCGGAGGTGGAGACGCTGCACCTGCGCCCAGCCCTGCGTCCACCGCTTCTGCTGCGCCTTGTACGCGGTGACCGTGGTGGGAAGCTCGGCGGGCGCGATCACGTCGCGCACGAACGTCGTCCGGTACCCGGCGAACAGATGCCGGAAGCTCAGTTCGCAGTCCTCGACGAGGCTCGCCGCGCGCCAGCCCCCCGCCCGCTCGATGGCGCTCGCACGCCATACGCCGGCGGTGCCGGTGAAGTTCACGAACCCCCACGCGGCGGAGCGCCACGACATCTGCACGGTGTGATGGTCGTCGACCCACAGCGACTGCGATCGGGTGAGCGGTGACTGGTCGGCGTTGAGATGCCCCCACTGCGCCTGCACCAGCGCCAGCCCCTCGTCGGCGGATCCGTCTGCCCGGAAGAAATGGGGGATGGTCCGGTCGAGGAAGTCGGGCGTCGGGAGGAAGTCCGCGTCGAAGATCGTGATGAACTCCGCAGACGTCGCCCGGCGCCCGGCCTCGAGCGCGCCTGCCTTGTACCCGGTCCGCGCATCGCGGCGCCGGACCGACACCTGGGCGCCGCTGCGACGGCGGAGATCGGCTGCGGCGACATCGACGATCTCGCGTGCGGTCTGCTCCGTCGAGTCATCGAGGATCTGGATCTCGAGGCGCGCGGCCGGCCACCGCAGAGCGCCGACCGCGGCGATCACCCGTGCGGCCACGGCGGGTTCGTTGAACAGCGGCACCTGCACGCAGACGAGCGGTGCGTCTTCAGGGAGGCGCCCGCGCGGCCGGTGCGATCGGCCGATGGCCAGGAAGCCCAGCCGCTCGATGCTGCCGGCGGCGAGGAAGAGCAGGATCGCGGCGAACGGCGCGTGCAGCAGCAGGGTGGCGATCCACCAGCCGGGGGTCCCGACCGCGGGAGCGGGGAGGACGACGATGGCGGTGACCGCGACAGTCAGCGCGCCCGCGAGCCACAGGGCCGATCGCCACCAGGGTCCGCGACGCGCGGCGCCGACCGGCCGTTCGACGGGTCCTGCGATCCGATCGGTTGCCCTGCCGTCGTCAGGCGCGTCGGCCCGAGGCGGTGCGTCGGTGTGCGGTGAGTAGGAATCGGTGAGCATCGGAGCCTCCGGGTCGCCACGGATGACCCCGTCGTCCCGTGATGCCCCCGACGCTAGGGACCGTGCGTGGGATGCTCGTAAGCCGGTCGTGAGACCCGGCTTAGGCGCTCGCCGTCAGCGGTCCGCGACGCGCTGCTCCGGCTCAGTACCAGTCGGTCGCCTGCGAGTGGCCCCACGCGCTGCACGGCGAGCCGTACGCGCGAGCGATGTAGTCGAGGCCCCAGCGGATCTGCGTGGTGGCGTTCGTCTGCCAGTCGGCGCCGGCGGTCGCCATCTTGTCGCCGGGGAGCGACTGGGGGATGCCGGTGGCGCCACTGCCGGCGTTGTACGCCTGGTAGTTCCAGCCCGACTCCTTCGTCCACAGCGACACGAGGCACGAGAACTCGCCCGCACCCCAGCCGTACTGCTCGGCGGCGATGCGCTGGGCGTTCGCCTTGGCGCCCTCGACGGTGTTGCCGGCGGCCAGGGCCGCAGCAGCCTCTTCGGCCTTGCGCTTCGCCGCGGCGGCGGCCTGCGCAGCGGCATCCTCGGCCGCCTTCTTCGCCTCGGCGGCGTCGAGGACGGTGCGCAGTTCGGCGACGCGCGACTTCACGGCCGCAGCGTCCGCGGCGACGTCGTCGGTGAGCTCCGGCAGCAGGAGGAGCGGGATCACGTCGTGCTTCGCCAGCTGCACGACACCGTCGCGCAGGTTGCCGATCTCGATGGTGGTGTCGACGCCGAGATCGAGGTCGGACGCGGCGATCTCGACGGCCGCCGCGTTCGCGTCGGTGACGGTGGCGCGGGCGTCGGTGAGCACGGTCTCGGCGTCGTCGGCGATGGCGCTCAGGTTCTCCGAGGCTGCCCCGAGTCCGGGGAGCGTCGAGACATAGGCGGCCGGGACGGCGTCGAGGAGTGTGCCGCCGGCCTGGGGCTCGAGGGCGGCCGCTGTGGCGGTGAAGCCGGTGAGCGCGATGATGCCGAGGGCGGTGCCGGCGGCGATCGTGGTCGGTGCGACGCGGCGGCGGCGTGTGCGGCGGGCAAGGCGGATGGGCGTAGTCGTAGGCATGGCTGAGCGTGTGTTTCTTCCGGGGTCCCGCACCCCCGGGAGGGCACGACCGCGTCCTCGGGTCGGACGCACAAGCCACCGAGTCTGACCCGCCCGTCTGGACGAATACCCAGCCTCACCTGGGAGGAACG is a window of Microbacterium terrae DNA encoding:
- a CDS encoding endonuclease/exonuclease/phosphatase family protein, coding for MLPSRRTLAVAASVVAGALLLATPIAAVAAPPTAPHERGNLPDLLFQKDPLRVATFNLSLNRNAAGQLVTDLSTGANAQARTVAEIIQRADADVILLNEFDYVDGGVAVDLFRENYLEVSQNGATPVDYPYAFVAPSNTGVASGFDLNNDGAVGGGDDAFGFGLFEGQYGMVVLSKHPIVESKVRTFQNFLWKDMPGALLPDDPATPAAADWYSPEELAVFRLSSKSHWDVPVKVGRHTVHVLASHPTPPTFDGAEDRNGRRNHDEIRFWADYVSPGKAGYIRDDAGKRGGLRALDSFVIVGDQNADPLDGDSVDAAIDQLLDHWRIRDTEPTSAGAVEAATLQGGANAAHEGDPAYDTADFADGAPGNLRADYVLPSITLRPVGAGVFWPVQADPLSALTGVFPFPSSDHRLVWVDVRVPRLAL
- a CDS encoding tyrosine-protein phosphatase, with the translated sequence MTPRPALPIGGLANARDLGGLERRDGTTTPAGVFYRSESLEHVTADGWDTIRELGVATIVDLRRPVERTACVPEDIDLVAVDLDGDHPEFWAPLEEDGTWGTPLYYPAHLAELPHRMRGVLDAIARARTGAVLFHCAAGWDRTGFVSAVLLSALDVTVEAAAADYLTSFRNADAMATLHGHTSQVDVRIAVLARRGHTPDSGFRAVYEGIDLAEWFALAEVEPATRDAITTWRGAVAASGPRPV
- a CDS encoding helix-turn-helix domain-containing protein, which encodes MASELDQVGPRLRAARREHGWTLDDLAARAGMSASTLSRLESGKRQASLELLLPLTRRLGIRIDDLLANEAGDPRVRRAPTKRNGMVVAPLTLDDSPVQTFKITFPPTATTPDPRVHDGFEWFYVLSGSIRLMLDGVEHVIERGEAAEFSTHVPHSISASADGPAEVLSIFSASGERLHTRLSDD
- a CDS encoding aggregation-promoting factor C-terminal-like domain-containing protein; translation: MPTTTPIRLARRTRRRRVAPTTIAAGTALGIIALTGFTATAAALEPQAGGTLLDAVPAAYVSTLPGLGAASENLSAIADDAETVLTDARATVTDANAAAVEIAASDLDLGVDTTIEIGNLRDGVVQLAKHDVIPLLLLPELTDDVAADAAAVKSRVAELRTVLDAAEAKKAAEDAAAQAAAAAKRKAEEAAAALAAGNTVEGAKANAQRIAAEQYGWGAGEFSCLVSLWTKESGWNYQAYNAGSGATGIPQSLPGDKMATAGADWQTNATTQIRWGLDYIARAYGSPCSAWGHSQATDWY
- a CDS encoding methyltransferase domain-containing protein; the encoded protein is MQIRQWDAVVVGGGVAGLSAAQMLGRAGRSTLVLDAGAPRNRFAAHMHGVLGHDGVDPAELLRRGRAEVAAYGVVVEAATVVDVVDEGDALRVRRADGGEERARSLVVTTGVRDELPDIPGLVPLWGESVLHCPYCHGWEVRGRGLGVLATTPASIHQIELVRQWSEQVTAFTALAGPLDPSVEERLTARGIRIVTSPVVEVVSTDGALSGIRTADGADHALDAVFAAPAARRLDGFLDGLGLIRVDGADGALVADERGATSHPRIFAAGNTIAPYGNVPLSMGTGSMAGAGANAALVVEDASLAVADARRVRRNAAWEERYSAEERVWSHRVNATLAAVVEPLPVGRVLDVGCGEGADAVWLAEHGWDATGVDVSATAIARATDAAAARGLEADRVRFVSGDAASALPDGAFDLVTASFLHSWEDDFPRIGILRSAADRVAPGGRLLVISHAAPPPWSSAETHAHAPVMLSPADELALLALDTAEWTPELVEVRARAATAPDGSPAHLDDGVLLLRRRG
- a CDS encoding glycosyltransferase family 2 protein; amino-acid sequence: MLTDSYSPHTDAPPRADAPDDGRATDRIAGPVERPVGAARRGPWWRSALWLAGALTVAVTAIVVLPAPAVGTPGWWIATLLLHAPFAAILLFLAAGSIERLGFLAIGRSHRPRGRLPEDAPLVCVQVPLFNEPAVAARVIAAVGALRWPAARLEIQILDDSTEQTAREIVDVAAADLRRRSGAQVSVRRRDARTGYKAGALEAGRRATSAEFITIFDADFLPTPDFLDRTIPHFFRADGSADEGLALVQAQWGHLNADQSPLTRSQSLWVDDHHTVQMSWRSAAWGFVNFTGTAGVWRASAIERAGGWRAASLVEDCELSFRHLFAGYRTTFVRDVIAPAELPTTVTAYKAQQKRWTQGWAQVQRLHLRTLARECETSATRRLHLLYHMCIPWQWPLWALWITLMPALIQSGLWFGAFGTAAGLGVYLVPMTLWLAMATVIASAATPELYPDRLRRFGARIARVAPYVVINTGMLPHQLCAFLEGLAGPLHTEFERTPKSAAVAGSKPLPPAQRAKRSSVRIHWPYVSAEAAFVAFQLTWAIVFAAQGQVWPALGATFLAGCVLTLGAFYGDHAGRMFFVIDTRRR